In Zingiber officinale cultivar Zhangliang chromosome 1A, Zo_v1.1, whole genome shotgun sequence, the DNA window TCAGCTCTTTGAGGTCATGGCCACCAAGACCAAGATCTACTTCGTCATGGAGTACGTCTGTGGCGGGGAGCTTTTCTCCCGCATCTCCAAGGGCCGGCTCCGCGAGGACGCCGCCCGCCGATACTTCCAGCAGCTCGTCTCCGCCGTCGCCTTTTGCCACGCTCGCGGCGTCTTCCACCGGGATTTGAAGCCAGAGAACCTTCTCGTCGACGAGAATGGCGACCTCAAGGTCTCCGACTTCGGGCTCTCCGCGGTCGCGGAGCAGAGCCGCGGCGGGGACGACCTGCTCCACACCTTCTGCGGCATGCCGGCGTACGTGGCTCCGGAAGTGCTTTCGAGAAGGGGCTACGACGGCGCCAAGGTCGACATTTGGTCCTGCGGCATCATCCTCTTTGTATTGACCGCCGGCTGCCTCCCGTTCCGCTATTGCAACATTGTGTCCTTGTACCGAAAGATCTACAAAGGGGATTTCCGGTGCCCGTGATGGTTCTCACCGGATCTTAAACGGCTCCTCCAC includes these proteins:
- the LOC121996261 gene encoding CBL-interacting serine/threonine-protein kinase 12-like; its protein translation is MAASTLVKSGNGAEKRAKKEPKLLLGRFEVGKLLGAGTFAKVYVARNVRTDELVAIKALDKEKIVKWGLISQIKREIAILRRVRHPYIVQLFEVMATKTKIYFVMEYVCGGELFSRISKGRLREDAARRYFQQLVSAVAFCHARGVFHRDLKPENLLVDENGDLKVSDFGLSAVAEQSRGGDDLLHTFCGMPAYVAPEVLSRRGYDGAKVDIWSCGIILFVLTAGCLPFRYCNIVSLYRKIYKGDFRCP